The DNA window AATTGGGCAACTGGAGTGGGACGAAAAAGCGGGGTAAACGTATTCCATTTTAAGGCATTTTTTGATAAGCACATCGGAGAAGCACAGCTAATGCTCATAATTTCAAAATGCGGAGACGGGATTTAAATTACCTATTTAACTCTCTTAATTTATACGGCATATTTAGAAAAATAAATTTTATACCCCTAAAAATTTTAGCTTTGAGTGGACATTTTAGGGTTTGCCCGGACAAGCTCTAGGTGTAGAGTGTCAACACGTTGTTCACCCTCCGCTCAGCCTTGAGGCTGGAGGTTTTCTGCCAAGAGCCGTATGCGGACGCACAAAGTTGTAGCGATGCGTCCAGACCGGCAAGTTCGCTGTTCTTTTC is part of the Desulfovibrio porci genome and encodes:
- a CDS encoding integrase core domain-containing protein, with translation KRTANLPVWTHRYNFVRPHTALGRKPPASRLSGG